The following proteins are co-located in the Fimbriiglobus ruber genome:
- a CDS encoding M48 family metallopeptidase, translated as MPELDLYPPAPDDVPANLTRPSSAYRMRAVTVLASLFVFLFVYLSFIVLLAWGFWALVQNPPYIPKGIGAYYIIFGYVAILAALGMLVVFLVKGLFKRQRTDLSRDIRLERNEQPELFRFIDRLCEETSAPKPAGIYLSTDVNATVIVNTSLINLVMPPQKQLRIGAGLVNAVNLREFKATLAHEFGHFSQKKTLSIHTYVYVANRVLRDVVYARDTWDDWLDRWCGMDIRVSFPAWVLRGVVWVLRGLLGLVFKGINLLHLSLRRQMEFNADDVAVSVAGSDAVATLLCRIEFADQCQELTAHDLRTAAVHGLYSRDVLYHQDRAAAHLRAVNRKPEMGIPPTPPTQVFDPNDTSTGSVIWDSHPTNHDREANAKRYYLPTPPDDRTPWLLFRDMDFLRVKLSESFYLNSIGKPVAGVWSAPEYVQAFIDAERAVVGFDPKYHGLFDDRLLRLPNLDSVPTPDLERDIVDRLAAFFTTYPPADLVDQMRAHHQRREEAKVLEGYRSGNAVLKGHSFPFRGRQAAKKEIPKLLKDVSREMEADQARFADWDQAMGVAHYQAGYLLDPSRGGDLGYRYAFQMSLQSWINILNRQQDSIQATLEWASDGELTEEELSKALESLRTAGSKYADCLAKTEMMLCPEMSNIEYGQRVAGLIRPDNWTPPQFGGDDASLTAAIQHLIIDYQTTLHGLRRLFFKGLVSILTRQEQIATDFTATVSKTRAAE; from the coding sequence ATGCCCGAACTGGATCTGTACCCACCGGCCCCAGATGATGTTCCCGCCAATTTGACCCGCCCCTCTTCCGCATACCGGATGCGGGCTGTGACTGTACTCGCCAGTTTATTTGTGTTCTTGTTCGTGTATCTTTCATTTATCGTTCTACTTGCGTGGGGCTTCTGGGCACTAGTCCAAAATCCACCCTACATTCCGAAAGGTATCGGAGCGTACTACATCATTTTCGGATACGTGGCAATCCTCGCGGCCCTTGGAATGCTCGTCGTGTTCCTGGTCAAGGGGTTATTCAAAAGGCAGCGAACCGATCTTTCCAGGGACATCCGGCTGGAACGGAACGAGCAGCCCGAACTGTTTCGGTTTATCGACCGGCTGTGCGAGGAAACGAGTGCCCCGAAGCCGGCGGGTATTTACCTCAGCACGGACGTAAACGCGACCGTGATAGTTAACACCAGCCTGATCAACCTGGTTATGCCGCCACAGAAACAATTGCGGATCGGGGCCGGGTTAGTAAATGCAGTAAACTTGCGGGAATTCAAAGCCACCCTTGCCCACGAATTCGGACACTTCTCGCAGAAAAAGACCTTGTCTATCCACACGTACGTTTACGTCGCTAACCGAGTGCTCCGGGACGTCGTATACGCCAGAGACACCTGGGACGATTGGCTAGATCGGTGGTGTGGGATGGACATCCGCGTCTCGTTTCCGGCGTGGGTGTTGCGGGGCGTGGTCTGGGTACTCCGGGGTCTATTGGGTTTAGTGTTCAAGGGAATCAACCTCCTCCACTTGTCGCTCCGTCGACAAATGGAGTTCAACGCCGACGACGTAGCCGTAAGCGTGGCTGGTAGTGACGCCGTTGCGACTCTCCTTTGTCGAATTGAGTTTGCCGACCAGTGTCAAGAACTCACCGCCCACGACCTGAGGACGGCTGCCGTCCACGGCCTTTACTCTCGCGACGTGCTTTACCATCAAGATCGGGCGGCCGCGCACCTTCGGGCGGTCAACAGAAAACCCGAGATGGGCATTCCGCCGACCCCACCGACCCAAGTTTTCGATCCAAATGACACGTCCACCGGATCGGTCATCTGGGACAGCCACCCGACCAACCACGACCGCGAGGCGAACGCCAAGCGCTACTACCTGCCAACTCCGCCCGACGACCGCACGCCGTGGCTTTTATTCCGCGACATGGATTTCCTCCGCGTTAAATTGTCGGAATCATTCTACCTGAATTCGATCGGTAAGCCCGTGGCAGGAGTGTGGAGCGCCCCCGAGTACGTCCAAGCCTTCATCGACGCCGAACGAGCGGTCGTCGGTTTCGACCCGAAATACCACGGTCTGTTCGACGACCGGCTGCTACGATTGCCCAATCTGGATTCCGTTCCGACCCCTGATCTGGAACGGGACATAGTTGACCGGTTGGCCGCTTTTTTTACCACCTACCCGCCGGCCGATCTGGTCGACCAAATGAGGGCACACCATCAACGCCGCGAAGAGGCGAAAGTCCTCGAAGGCTACCGAAGTGGGAACGCTGTTTTGAAGGGTCATTCATTCCCGTTTCGCGGCCGGCAAGCCGCCAAGAAAGAGATCCCGAAGTTACTCAAAGATGTGAGTCGCGAAATGGAAGCCGATCAGGCACGGTTCGCGGACTGGGATCAGGCGATGGGTGTCGCCCACTACCAAGCCGGTTACCTACTCGATCCCTCCAGAGGGGGCGATCTTGGCTACCGGTATGCGTTCCAGATGAGCCTTCAAAGCTGGATTAACATTTTGAATCGTCAACAAGATTCGATCCAGGCGACCCTCGAATGGGCATCCGACGGGGAGTTGACTGAAGAAGAACTCTCGAAGGCGCTCGAGTCGCTGCGGACCGCCGGGAGCAAATACGCCGATTGTCTCGCGAAGACCGAGATGATGTTGTGTCCGGAGATGTCAAACATTGAGTATGGTCAGCGAGTTGCCGGGCTGATCCGTCCCGACAACTGGACCCCGCCCCAATTCGGTGGCGACGACGCGAGCCTAACGGCGGCAATTCAGCATTTGATAATCGATTACCAAACGACACTTCACGGGTTGCGGAGGCTGTTCTTCAAGGGGCTTGTCAGCATCCTCACCCGCCAAGAACAGATCGCGACCGACTTTACCGCCACGGTGTCGAAGACCCGAGCGGCCGAGTAG
- a CDS encoding GspE/PulE family protein, producing the protein MSQGPPDLQSQLDVLAKAGPEGVVPAVDLILSEADWCGASDIHFQPSAWALEVRFRIDGVLRPAVTLPHDLAPNVVGRLKVMAELLTYRRDVPQEGSIRATGATAVDRRVSTFPTVHGENAVVRVFNPSAGHLSLGQLGLPTAVLSTLEGLLQERSGAVFLTGPSGSGKTTTIYACLRRLATDGDGRHIVTIEDPVERVLEGVSQSHARPGTEFDFARGLRSLLRQDPEVIMVGEVRDRETAAVAIEAALTGHLLFSTLHAGSACGVIGRLLEMGVEPYLLTGGVRGILNQRLLRRLCDACKQPEGDAWRAGGCGKCGGTGYQGRLLVAELLTPDAEFRRAVLRKADADELELVARQCGWVTIRDTAATAVAAGQTTSTEVDRVLGPPTGTRSTTPAKP; encoded by the coding sequence ATGTCACAAGGCCCGCCCGATCTGCAAAGCCAACTCGACGTTCTCGCGAAAGCCGGTCCCGAGGGAGTCGTCCCGGCGGTCGATTTGATTTTGAGTGAAGCCGATTGGTGCGGCGCCAGCGATATCCACTTCCAGCCGTCGGCTTGGGCGCTCGAAGTGCGGTTTCGGATCGACGGCGTACTCCGTCCGGCCGTCACCCTTCCCCATGATCTGGCGCCGAACGTCGTCGGCCGGTTGAAAGTAATGGCTGAACTGCTGACCTACCGGCGGGACGTTCCCCAGGAGGGGAGCATCCGCGCCACCGGCGCAACGGCTGTCGACCGGCGGGTGAGTACGTTCCCGACCGTCCACGGCGAGAACGCCGTCGTTCGGGTGTTTAACCCCTCGGCCGGGCACCTGTCGCTGGGACAACTCGGGCTGCCCACTGCTGTTCTCTCAACCTTGGAGGGACTGCTGCAGGAGCGCTCCGGCGCCGTGTTTCTCACCGGGCCGAGCGGGAGCGGTAAAACCACGACGATTTACGCCTGTCTGAGACGACTGGCGACCGACGGTGACGGCCGACATATCGTGACGATCGAAGACCCGGTCGAGCGCGTCCTCGAAGGGGTGAGCCAGTCGCACGCCCGGCCCGGTACGGAGTTCGATTTCGCCCGCGGGCTCCGCAGCCTGTTGCGGCAGGACCCGGAAGTGATTATGGTGGGAGAAGTTCGCGATCGCGAGACGGCTGCGGTCGCGATCGAGGCGGCGCTGACCGGGCACTTGCTGTTTAGCACCTTACACGCCGGCTCGGCGTGCGGTGTGATCGGTCGCCTGTTGGAGATGGGCGTCGAGCCGTACCTGCTGACCGGTGGCGTTCGTGGTATTCTCAACCAGCGCCTTCTTCGCCGCCTGTGTGACGCCTGCAAGCAACCGGAAGGCGATGCGTGGCGGGCGGGCGGCTGCGGGAAATGCGGCGGGACGGGATACCAAGGCCGACTGTTGGTGGCCGAGTTGCTCACTCCCGACGCCGAATTTCGCCGGGCCGTGCTCAGAAAGGCGGACGCGGACGAACTGGAACTCGTGGCCCGGCAGTGCGGGTGGGTGACGATCCGCGACACGGCGGCGACCGCGGTCGCCGCCGGGCAGACGACCTCGACCGAAGTCGACCGCGTCCTCGGGCCGCCGACGGGTACGAGATCGACAACTCCCGCGAAACCGTGA
- a CDS encoding HD domain-containing protein, producing the protein MTADATDLMFRAASFAARAHKNQLRKDGQTPYVAHPFRACLVVRHVFGVDDPRVLTAALLHDTIEDTTTDFDDIAEAFGVDVARWVAALTKDMRLEDGPREAEYHRVLAAAGWPVVVCKLADIYDNLSDSKTLSTKGTERNIRRATEYLDAMRPTLPAEAKAAFAVVEGKLAAMKT; encoded by the coding sequence ATGACCGCTGACGCGACCGACCTCATGTTCCGGGCCGCCTCGTTCGCCGCCCGCGCCCACAAGAATCAGCTTCGCAAGGACGGGCAAACGCCCTACGTCGCTCACCCCTTCCGCGCTTGTCTCGTCGTCCGCCACGTCTTTGGCGTCGACGACCCAAGAGTCCTCACGGCCGCGTTGCTGCACGACACGATCGAAGACACGACCACGGACTTCGACGACATCGCCGAAGCGTTCGGTGTCGACGTGGCCCGCTGGGTGGCGGCGCTGACCAAGGACATGCGGCTCGAAGACGGCCCGCGCGAGGCTGAATATCATCGCGTCCTGGCGGCGGCCGGGTGGCCGGTCGTCGTGTGCAAGTTGGCCGACATTTACGACAACCTGTCGGATTCCAAGACACTTTCCACCAAAGGAACCGAGCGGAACATCCGTCGGGCGACCGAGTATCTCGACGCGATGCGGCCCACATTGCCGGCCGAAGCGAAGGCGGCGTTCGCCGTAGTCGAAGGCAAGCTGGCCGCGATGAAGACGTGA
- a CDS encoding bifunctional YncE family protein/alkaline phosphatase family protein, whose protein sequence is MRWVIRTMMAVACATGIWAAALAAPADAPKDGGEKQPATTPKRVLPGLRPDGFVQLPNQWKLKPVGKQIEVGDLPSNIQIHPTGQFAAVLHCGMREHEVMILDLNPAKRQIISRVTMPQAFYGLAFTPDGKQVYASGGEFDVVHVWDFDKGYLHNHKTVDVSAPGVKRIVPAGVAFDPAGRELFTTALWADAVIRVPLDNPENKVIIPLMPKEAPKAEGPKGDPPSPPDGRKEPGKKDAPKVEDEYGGARPVPNNSFPYTVLVEPGAKRAFVSLWAKSAVAVIDLETNKVAATWPTASHPTEMVLSPSGMALYVSCSNSTQVSVLDPTTGEIIQTINAALYPRAPSGNTPNSLTMTPDGEMLLVANADANNLAVFNITNRKAAKPLGFIPTGWYPTSVRFNKLDKTIYVTNGKGLSSKSNRGGANPNLPAGTLEYIGSLFKGTISSIPLPSPEDMAKYSKTAYECSPLMKDEGVRSENVAADNPIPKKLGEKSPIKYVIYVIKENRTYDQVFGDMKEGNGEAELCLFPEAVTPNHHKLAREYVLLDNIYVDGEVSADGHEWSMGAYATDFVEKMWPLSYRGSPKGTFGYPAEGNMDAAARPAGGYIWDRAQEAKVTYRSYGEWITNGTKKADGTYNPSKASVKTLEGHFDPEFRGYDLDYPDVKRAERFVSEVRRFEKEGVEMPRLQIVRVPNDHTSGTRVGKPTPTAYVADNDLAVGMIVEGVSKSKFWKETAIFIIEDDAQNGPDHVDAHRVVALVVSPFTKKKAVDSTLYSTTSMLRTMELILGLKPMSQFDAAARPMYNAFTATPDAAPYAHEVPRTDLKAVNLATAWGAAKSAKFNLAKEDQADDLLFNEIIWKSVRGAKSKMPAPVRAAFFVPVTGKNATREEDDDDDDDDD, encoded by the coding sequence ATGAGGTGGGTCATCCGGACCATGATGGCGGTCGCGTGTGCGACCGGAATTTGGGCGGCCGCCCTCGCCGCCCCGGCCGACGCGCCGAAAGACGGCGGCGAAAAACAGCCCGCGACCACCCCGAAGCGGGTGTTGCCCGGGTTGCGGCCGGACGGGTTCGTGCAACTGCCGAACCAGTGGAAACTCAAGCCCGTCGGCAAGCAGATCGAGGTCGGCGACCTCCCCAGTAATATCCAGATCCACCCGACCGGGCAGTTCGCCGCTGTCCTTCACTGCGGGATGCGCGAACACGAGGTTATGATCCTCGACCTGAACCCGGCCAAACGGCAAATCATCAGCCGCGTAACGATGCCGCAGGCGTTTTACGGGCTCGCCTTCACGCCTGACGGCAAGCAGGTCTACGCCAGCGGCGGCGAGTTCGACGTCGTCCACGTCTGGGACTTCGACAAGGGCTACCTACACAACCACAAGACCGTCGACGTTTCGGCCCCGGGCGTCAAGCGCATCGTTCCAGCAGGCGTCGCGTTCGACCCGGCCGGGCGGGAACTGTTCACGACCGCCCTCTGGGCCGACGCCGTGATCCGGGTGCCGCTCGACAACCCAGAAAACAAGGTCATCATTCCGCTCATGCCGAAAGAAGCCCCCAAGGCGGAAGGGCCAAAGGGCGACCCGCCCAGCCCGCCGGATGGCCGAAAGGAACCGGGAAAGAAGGACGCACCGAAAGTCGAGGACGAGTACGGCGGCGCCCGGCCAGTTCCGAACAACTCGTTCCCGTACACGGTCCTGGTCGAGCCGGGTGCCAAGCGGGCGTTCGTGTCGCTGTGGGCGAAGTCGGCCGTGGCGGTGATCGACCTGGAAACGAACAAGGTCGCCGCGACCTGGCCCACCGCCTCCCACCCGACGGAAATGGTCCTTTCGCCGAGCGGCATGGCCCTGTACGTGTCCTGCTCGAATTCGACGCAGGTGAGCGTACTGGACCCCACGACGGGCGAAATCATCCAGACGATCAACGCCGCGCTCTACCCGCGGGCACCGTCCGGGAACACGCCGAACAGCCTGACGATGACGCCGGACGGCGAAATGCTGCTCGTCGCCAACGCGGACGCGAACAACCTCGCGGTCTTCAACATCACCAACCGCAAGGCCGCCAAGCCGCTCGGATTCATCCCGACCGGGTGGTACCCGACCTCCGTCCGCTTCAACAAGCTAGACAAGACGATTTACGTGACGAACGGCAAAGGGCTGTCGTCCAAGTCGAACCGGGGCGGGGCGAACCCGAACTTGCCGGCCGGTACACTCGAATACATCGGCTCGCTGTTCAAAGGAACGATCTCGTCCATTCCGCTGCCGAGCCCCGAGGACATGGCGAAGTATTCCAAAACGGCTTACGAGTGCAGCCCGCTGATGAAAGACGAGGGCGTTCGCTCCGAAAACGTCGCGGCCGACAACCCGATCCCGAAGAAACTCGGGGAGAAGTCGCCGATCAAGTACGTGATTTACGTCATCAAGGAAAACCGCACCTACGACCAGGTGTTCGGCGACATGAAAGAGGGCAACGGCGAGGCCGAACTCTGCCTGTTCCCCGAAGCCGTCACGCCGAACCACCACAAACTCGCCCGCGAATACGTGCTGCTCGACAATATCTACGTCGACGGCGAAGTGTCCGCGGACGGCCACGAGTGGTCGATGGGAGCATACGCGACCGACTTCGTCGAGAAGATGTGGCCGCTCAGCTACCGCGGCAGCCCGAAGGGGACGTTCGGCTACCCGGCCGAGGGGAACATGGACGCCGCGGCCCGGCCGGCCGGCGGGTACATCTGGGACCGCGCTCAGGAAGCCAAAGTGACCTACCGGAGCTACGGCGAGTGGATCACGAACGGGACCAAGAAGGCGGACGGCACGTATAACCCCAGCAAAGCATCCGTCAAAACGCTCGAAGGGCACTTCGACCCCGAGTTCCGCGGCTACGACCTCGATTACCCAGACGTGAAACGGGCCGAGCGGTTCGTCAGCGAAGTACGGCGGTTCGAGAAGGAAGGCGTCGAGATGCCGCGCCTCCAGATCGTCCGCGTCCCGAACGACCACACGTCCGGCACCCGCGTCGGCAAACCGACGCCGACCGCTTACGTCGCCGACAACGACCTCGCCGTCGGGATGATCGTCGAAGGGGTCAGCAAGTCGAAGTTCTGGAAGGAAACGGCCATCTTTATCATTGAGGACGACGCCCAGAACGGCCCCGACCACGTCGACGCCCACCGGGTCGTCGCCCTCGTCGTCTCACCGTTCACGAAGAAAAAGGCGGTCGACTCGACCCTCTATTCGACGACCAGCATGTTGCGGACGATGGAACTGATCCTCGGGCTCAAGCCGATGAGCCAGTTCGACGCGGCCGCGCGGCCGATGTACAACGCGTTCACGGCCACGCCGGACGCTGCACCGTATGCCCACGAGGTGCCAAGGACCGACCTCAAGGCGGTCAACCTGGCGACCGCGTGGGGGGCAGCCAAGTCCGCCAAGTTCAACCTGGCGAAAGAGGATCAGGCCGACGACCTGCTGTTTAACGAAATCATCTGGAAGTCCGTCCGCGGTGCCAAAAGTAAGATGCCGGCCCCCGTCCGGGCGGCGTTCTTCGTGCCCGTGACGGGCAAGAATGCGACCCGGGAGGAAGATGACGATGACGACGATGACGACGATTGA
- a CDS encoding D-alanine--D-alanine ligase family protein gives MKIGIAFDLKPDGPLPPGAPDDWHEEFDAPVTIRAIGDVLRGLGHDVRELGNGRPLLEALLRDPPDFVFNFAEGTGTSRSREARVPAVCEMLGIPYTGSDPLALAVALEKDLTRRLALDAGVMVPAGLTLSPPRAAYDGDFAEFPPLLAEAGLTLPVIAKPVFEGSSKGVRNRCLIEKPEDFGPTVAFLWNNYHQTVLVEEFIAGDEVTVGIVGNDPPRVLGVMRIVPKTATDRFVYSLEVKRDYQNHVEYECPARLPADILREVEAAALTVYDALGCRDVARLDFRIRDGLPYFIETNPLPGLNPETSDLVILARLMNVSHAELVGMIFAAAAERYGIK, from the coding sequence ATGAAAATCGGGATCGCTTTTGATTTGAAGCCGGACGGTCCGCTGCCGCCCGGGGCGCCGGACGACTGGCACGAGGAATTCGACGCCCCGGTCACGATCCGAGCGATCGGCGACGTCCTCCGCGGCCTGGGGCACGACGTCCGCGAACTCGGGAACGGTCGGCCGCTCCTCGAAGCCCTCCTCCGCGACCCGCCGGACTTCGTGTTTAACTTCGCCGAGGGCACTGGGACGAGCCGGTCCCGCGAGGCCCGCGTGCCCGCGGTGTGCGAGATGCTCGGCATCCCGTACACGGGATCGGACCCGCTCGCCCTCGCGGTCGCCCTGGAGAAAGATCTCACCCGCCGGCTCGCGCTCGACGCGGGCGTGATGGTCCCCGCCGGGCTCACCCTCAGTCCGCCCCGGGCGGCTTACGACGGCGACTTCGCCGAGTTCCCGCCGTTACTCGCGGAAGCCGGACTGACGTTGCCGGTGATCGCCAAGCCGGTGTTCGAGGGGTCGAGCAAGGGCGTTCGCAACCGCTGCCTGATCGAGAAGCCCGAAGACTTCGGCCCGACGGTCGCTTTTCTCTGGAACAACTACCACCAAACGGTCCTGGTCGAAGAGTTCATCGCCGGCGACGAGGTGACGGTCGGGATCGTCGGCAACGACCCGCCGCGAGTCCTGGGCGTGATGCGGATCGTTCCGAAGACAGCGACCGATCGGTTCGTCTACAGTCTGGAAGTGAAACGGGACTATCAAAATCACGTCGAATACGAATGCCCGGCCCGGCTCCCCGCGGATATCTTGCGCGAGGTCGAGGCCGCGGCGCTGACCGTGTACGACGCGCTCGGCTGCCGGGACGTGGCCCGTCTGGATTTCCGAATCCGCGACGGGCTTCCGTATTTCATCGAGACCAATCCGCTCCCCGGACTTAATCCCGAGACCAGCGACCTCGTCATTTTGGCACGGCTGATGAACGTCTCGCACGCCGAGTTGGTCGGGATGATTTTCGCCGCCGCGGCCGAGCGGTATGGCATAAAATGA
- a CDS encoding KamA family radical SAM protein, with protein MFESDAPDPLPTQSAIPAASGFEDDEPPSLPRRHSLWANVPDAQWNDWRWQTQNSVRSVRQLRNLLPFAPDELEAIGRLEADFKLAIPPYYFSLIDPTDPADPIRLQSVPSPLEAVSGYELEDPLEEDKDSPVPGLTHRYPDRVLMITTPNCSMYCRYCTRKRATLTRGGWEGVSADDERMIEYVRKTPAIRDVIVSGGDPLTLPIGKLRYYLENLKAIDHVDVIRIGTRVPVTLPQRLFDNELVDLLASAEKVYIQTHFNHPREITPEAARVCKTLLRAGMPINNHSVLLKGVNDDLGTMRQLLRGLLRIKVRPYYLFHCDPVTGAGHFRTSVWKGLQIMEGLRGHMSGIGIPTYVVDSPHGGGKIPLMPNYMVSMSDDAVVLRNYEGMLVRYQAEDKPTSGTPTATRGVSNLLQGSQTQLMPEGSERMARRRAIQIAEHTEAMETHGCGGDSHHEHAGNDGAALRPGVSLPVLAAAHANGNGHANGNGYKNGNGYGAHD; from the coding sequence ATGTTCGAGTCTGACGCGCCCGACCCGCTGCCCACCCAGTCGGCCATCCCGGCCGCCAGCGGGTTCGAGGACGACGAGCCCCCGAGTCTTCCCCGCCGCCACTCGCTCTGGGCCAACGTACCCGACGCCCAGTGGAACGACTGGCGGTGGCAAACTCAGAACTCCGTCCGGTCCGTCCGCCAACTCCGCAACCTCCTCCCCTTTGCCCCGGACGAGTTGGAAGCGATCGGTCGACTGGAAGCGGATTTCAAGCTCGCCATTCCGCCGTACTACTTCTCGCTCATCGACCCGACCGACCCGGCCGACCCGATTCGCCTGCAATCGGTTCCCTCACCGCTCGAGGCCGTGTCCGGGTACGAGCTCGAAGATCCGCTCGAAGAAGACAAGGACTCGCCGGTCCCGGGGCTGACGCACCGGTATCCCGACCGCGTGTTGATGATCACCACGCCGAACTGCTCGATGTACTGCCGGTACTGCACGCGCAAGCGCGCCACCCTGACCCGCGGCGGGTGGGAGGGCGTGAGTGCGGACGACGAGCGGATGATCGAGTACGTCCGCAAGACCCCGGCGATCCGCGACGTGATCGTTTCGGGCGGCGACCCGCTCACGCTGCCGATCGGGAAGCTCCGGTATTACCTGGAGAACCTGAAGGCGATCGACCACGTGGACGTGATCCGGATCGGCACCCGGGTGCCCGTCACGCTCCCGCAGCGCCTGTTCGACAACGAACTCGTTGACCTGTTGGCTTCGGCCGAGAAGGTCTACATCCAGACGCACTTCAACCACCCCCGGGAAATCACCCCGGAGGCGGCCCGGGTGTGCAAGACGCTGCTCCGCGCGGGCATGCCGATTAACAACCACTCGGTCCTGCTGAAGGGTGTCAACGACGACCTCGGCACGATGCGGCAACTGCTCCGCGGCCTGCTCCGCATCAAGGTCCGGCCGTACTACCTGTTCCACTGCGACCCGGTCACCGGCGCGGGCCACTTTCGCACCTCGGTGTGGAAGGGCTTGCAGATCATGGAAGGCCTGCGTGGCCACATGTCCGGCATCGGCATCCCGACCTACGTCGTGGACAGCCCGCACGGCGGGGGCAAGATCCCGCTCATGCCGAACTACATGGTCTCCATGTCGGACGACGCGGTCGTTCTGCGGAACTATGAGGGGATGCTCGTCCGCTACCAGGCGGAAGACAAGCCGACGTCGGGCACCCCGACGGCGACCCGGGGTGTCAGCAACCTGCTCCAGGGTTCCCAGACGCAACTCATGCCCGAGGGCAGCGAGCGGATGGCCCGCCGGCGCGCGATCCAGATCGCCGAACACACCGAAGCGATGGAAACGCACGGCTGCGGCGGCGATTCCCACCACGAACACGCCGGCAACGATGGCGCGGCCCTCCGCCCCGGCGTTTCGCTCCCCGTCCTCGCCGCAGCCCACGCGAACGGGAATGGGCACGCCAACGGCAACGGGTACAAGAACGGCAACGGGTACGGGGCGCACGACTAA
- a CDS encoding TIGR03067 domain-containing protein, producing the protein MKAKLSLLIVCALGFTFVGCKKPEEVAAEKAAVEGELKKLEGTWKIASREGKAEDEDDADADSANKYVISIKGDILEEKIGDDVIGRRKLTILPNKTPAQVDLTWVDEAGKPITSTSTKKNRKGKKTTKTETLKQVAIYSIEGDKLKFCFSWDDKTRPTDFTAPPGSNRYTWTLARVKGTEEKVTDEKKDDKTPATTKSEDKTPATAKAITPATAKSDDKTPATAKAITPATSKSDDKATVPSTAPTVKTVPTAVTKPNDK; encoded by the coding sequence ATGAAGGCCAAACTTTCTCTGCTCATCGTGTGTGCGCTCGGGTTCACGTTCGTCGGGTGCAAAAAGCCCGAAGAAGTCGCGGCCGAGAAAGCAGCCGTCGAGGGCGAACTGAAGAAGCTGGAAGGCACCTGGAAGATCGCCTCCCGCGAAGGGAAGGCCGAAGACGAGGACGACGCGGACGCCGATTCGGCCAACAAGTACGTGATCTCGATCAAAGGCGACATTCTGGAAGAGAAGATCGGCGACGACGTCATCGGCCGCCGCAAGCTGACCATCCTCCCGAACAAGACGCCCGCGCAAGTCGACCTCACGTGGGTGGACGAAGCCGGCAAGCCGATCACGTCCACCTCGACCAAGAAGAACCGCAAAGGCAAGAAGACGACCAAGACGGAAACCCTCAAGCAAGTCGCGATCTACAGCATCGAGGGCGACAAACTGAAGTTCTGCTTCAGCTGGGATGACAAGACCCGTCCGACCGACTTCACCGCCCCCCCGGGATCGAACCGGTACACCTGGACGCTGGCCCGGGTGAAGGGCACTGAAGAGAAGGTCACCGACGAGAAGAAGGACGACAAGACGCCGGCGACAACGAAGTCCGAGGACAAGACGCCTGCGACGGCGAAGGCCATTACGCCAGCAACGGCGAAGTCGGACGACAAGACGCCCGCCACGGCGAAGGCGATCACGCCCGCGACATCGAAGTCGGACGACAAGGCGACGGTGCCCTCCACGGCTCCGACGGTAAAGACGGTGCCTACGGCGGTGACGAAGCCGAACGACAAGTAA